From the genome of Nitrospirota bacterium:
GAGGCGGGTTTAGAAGCCAAAGCCCTTAGTTACACAAAGGGGTGTTATATCGGCCAGGAAACGATTGCACGGCTTCATTATTTAGGACATACCAACCGGTCTCTCGTCGGGCTGTTTGTTAATCACCCTGACATTCCGCAAAAAGATGATAAAATAATATCAGGTGAAAAGATTTTGGGAGCGGTAACGAGCGCCGTCTTTTCTCCTTCGCTTCAAAAGGTCATCGCCATGGCCTATGTACAGCGGCAGTTTATCCAAACGGGGACTCCGGTGGAAATTGATCATGAAGATAAAAAGCTACCCGCCGTCGTCACGGAACTCCCGTTTTACCAAAATGACAGGAAAGAAAAAAATAAAGGGTGAACTCACTTAGTTCAATCAGGATGGAACACACACTTCTTCTCAACGCGACCTATGAACCTCTGCGGGTCGTTTCATGGAAAAAAGCCCTGGTCCTCTTTTTTCAAGGTAAAGTAGAAGTTCTTGAAGAATACAATAGGGAGGTCCATTCCTTTTCCCTGACCATAAAACTTCCCTCCGTCGTTCGCCTTCTTTACCGGATTCATCCCAACCATAAACACCGGGTCGTTAAATTTTCACGAGTTAATATTTTTACCCGTGACAAACATTCGTGCCAGTATTGCGCTAAAAAATGCAGGTCAGACGAATTAACGTTTGATCATGTTATCCCGATCGCGAAAGACGGCCGCAAAACATGGGAAAATATCGTCACGGCCTGCATAAGGTGCAACCATATTAAAAGCGGGCGGACTCCGGAGGAGGCGGGAATGAAACTCATTAAGAAACCTCAGCGGCCGAGGTGGAGTCCTTCTCTGACCATTACCATCGGAATAAAACATACGCCGGAGTCGTGGAGGGATTATCTCTACTGGAACATGGAATTGGAACTCTGATTTGTTGATAAAGAGTCCTCTGCTGCGTTCTCGCCTTTCGGCCTCTTTCAACGTACCTACTATGTACGCCTCAGTCGTCCTCAAGGCTGCGGCTTGCGACCCACCTTCAACAATACCA
Proteins encoded in this window:
- a CDS encoding HNH endonuclease, with the translated sequence MEHTLLLNATYEPLRVVSWKKALVLFFQGKVEVLEEYNREVHSFSLTIKLPSVVRLLYRIHPNHKHRVVKFSRVNIFTRDKHSCQYCAKKCRSDELTFDHVIPIAKDGRKTWENIVTACIRCNHIKSGRTPEEAGMKLIKKPQRPRWSPSLTITIGIKHTPESWRDYLYWNMELEL